A DNA window from Desulfonatronum sp. SC1 contains the following coding sequences:
- a CDS encoding pentapeptide repeat-containing protein, which yields MNIWSRKIWAVTAMAALGCLLTIGSAGAWKQEDLDKLLDTNACSGCDLSGALLYGADLSGANLAGANLFGAQLPGANLSGANLTRANLHQANLDGANLSGANLTGANLVWATWTDGRQCTNESIGECK from the coding sequence ATGAACATCTGGAGCAGAAAGATTTGGGCGGTAACGGCTATGGCGGCGCTGGGTTGCCTGCTGACCATCGGGTCGGCCGGGGCGTGGAAGCAAGAGGATCTGGACAAGCTGCTGGACACGAATGCGTGCAGTGGCTGCGACCTGTCCGGAGCATTGCTGTATGGGGCGGATTTGTCCGGGGCGAATTTGGCGGGGGCCAATTTGTTCGGGGCGCAGTTGCCTGGGGCAAACCTCTCCGGGGCCAACCTGACCCGCGCAAATCTGCATCAGGCCAACCTGGACGGCGCAAACCTCTCCGGAGCCAACCTGACCGGCGCAAACCTGGTATGGGCCACGTGGACCGACGGCAGA